The Scheffersomyces stipitis CBS 6054 chromosome 5, complete sequence genome contains the following window.
AAAACGAACGAATACAAGGTGAGCCGATAAGACAATCAAAGTAGAAATAATACCGAGTAACAATATGAAAAACGAAATTGCGAATTCGGTGTTGGCATGAGCAGTGAAAACTATTGATATGAATGATTTTATGAAAAAACAAGAAGCCATCAAGTCTATACGGATGGTTTACAGGACATACATATAAAGCCAGATTCGAGTCAATTGTCGTCAGTAATCGACGTTTGACTGTTTTTAGCCAGCTTCTGGTTTAATGGTGCAACACCTACAAAATATAGTAGTACCCGGACGACTTGTGAACATTAACACTACATGAACATTAATATAAACTCGAATATACGATTTAGCAATAATACAATTGGCGTGGTAGAATAAGCAAACCCCTATGGATCAAAACGGCAGACAGCTAGATTATTAGTTCCCGCAACATAGGCCGGAGGGTATACCTGTGATGAACAACGGAAGTTGGCATGGAATAGATGAAAAAAGAGAATTtaatcaacaataacaataaaaATAAAGAAGTAATTGGACATATAAAAAGATGGTTGATAACATGAGGATGGCGATGGTGATGAGATCACATGATGTTGTCAAAAGACATTAATAATAACAAGGAAGCAACAAGAACTATAATTTGATCTCCTTTTGATGAACTGCTCCACAAACATATCCTTAATAAAGACCTGTTTGACTCTGGTGGAAGTTGCCCATTCGAAGAACTCTAGCTAAGCTTTACTCCACAAAGCCCAACTAAAGAACTCCTTAGCATCAGAACACAACCAGGCAATAGAATTTAGATTTGAGTCCACAAAAATAGCATCTGTGGCTATGACTGTGACCTGGCAAGAACTAAAGTTACTGCTAAATTCTGGTTCTGTAACTATTTCTGGTGGTAGTTCAGATAGCCATAATTCCCAACAGCATTTCCGTTGCCACTAGAAACTTGTCCAGTAGCAGAGCTAGTAGCAGCACCTCCAATCTGATTTGTAGATGTTCTTCTGGGATTACCAGGACCTCTGACTCCCAACGGGTTTTTGGAGAAGGACAATCTGATTCCTCCTTTTCCGTTACCTCCATTGGGTCTTGGCAATGCACGACCATACAACTCAGCTAATGCTCTAGTGGCATGTGCTACGTCTTCAAACTCTACAAAGCACATAGGACCATGGTTGTGGCCAGAGGTTCCAGAACTGCCAGAAGTCCCAGACGATTGGTTCTTCGTACGGAATGACAACCGACGGAACCCTTTCTGGGGCAGGAACAAGGCACGGAGCTCAGCTTCCGTTGCATCTGGAGGTAAATTACCGACGTACAAAGTATTACAAGGAGGATTCTGATCAGCAGGATTGGCTGGAGGAGGTACTCTGGCCAATAAAGACAAATCTGGAACATCCTTAGAGCCAGCTACAGCGCTCAGTCGAGGAGTAGTAGCACCTGGCTGAGGCTGTTGAGACTGTTGAGATTGTTGCTGTGAAGCTGGAAGCTGTTGTGAAAGCTGTTGAGCTTGCGATGGCTGAGAAGTAACAGCCAATTTTGCAGCCTGTGACACCTGGCTGGTTGCAGAAGATGTAACAGAAGACCCAGATAATGATGCTACATTTTGCAGAGATTGCTGAGGTTGTTGCCCTTGTTGAGATTGCACTTGCAGTTGTGGAGTTTGAGATGCTAATAAACCTGCTGCTGTTGGACCCTGGGGAGCAGAAGCTGGAGTTTGATGTGTCAAAAGTGAAGCAGCAGTTTGAGGAGCCACAGAAGGCTGTTGACCTCCAATGAGAGAAGAACCCTGTGGTGCCTGGGAAGAAGTCAAGCTATGAATAGGTGCTGGGTTACTGGTACCGGAACTGGTGAAGAAcgcagaagaagttcttctacGGTCAGCAGAAGCTGAAACAGATCCTGAAACAGAAGACCCCGAAGTAGCAGATATCGAACCATTCTGTGGATTGCTACCACTActattgctgttgctggtattattattgttgttgttggatgaTGCATTGGTTGGattagatgaagaatttgtCCATTCAAACGGAGCCGTCACATTTACTCCAGGAGTCTGAGGATTCGAGCCTAAAGGAACACCCGAAGAGGGGGCCTTGGCCGATGCAGAAGAATTGGATCCCCATGGATCTCTAACCAAGTTTTCGTACTCTCTGGCATCGTTGTGAGATTCCATCAACAAAATAGACTTACCAGACAAATCTGTCAAGTCTATGGttccagagccagaagcTGGGGGAGGAACCAGAGCATTTGATGCAGGTCCAGAAACAGGTCCAGAAGCGgcagcagaagagaaaggatCACTAAATACGAATCTCGATCTCTGGTTGCCTATAGACTGTCTCTTTTGGAAATTGTCAAAAGGCACAGAAGCTCCTGAAGCTCCAGTGCCAGAAGGACCACCAACTGCTTGCTGCTGGCCATTTACACCCACGGGACCGAGAGCTGGATTAGACGACTGGTGATGAAGCTGTGGGTGGTTTAAGTTTGGAGGAGATATGTTCGCATTTGATAATCTTAAAGAGTTGAATGCCGTAGAAGTATTGTGGATATTCTGGGGAGAACTCAAAACAGAAGAACTGCTATCGTATTCAACTTTCACAGGAGGATACTCGCTACCAAAGATGAACTTTCCATCTATCAATTTACCGGTCGTCAAACAAGTGTTTCCGTTCTTGAAATAGACGTAGATTTTGTAGTCTTTTACTTCGATTCCAAGTACTTCGTCAATCACCAACGAGAAGATAAGAGTCGCTTCTCTCTTGGACAAATCCGTGGGGATGTTGCCGagaaccaacaagttggaagtaGATGTTCCAGGATTAGCTGAAGGATATGTGCTATTGATGGCAGAAAGAAGTGGGGGACCATGAGGTCCAGCTACCAGAGGTTGCGCTGAAGTCCCTGAGATGGAACCACCAAGAGGTTGTTGATGCTGAGGatgctgttgttgatgctgttgctgatgctgttgctgatgctgttgttgttgatttgtTGGCAAGAGCGAGCCGTTAGAGGGCAAAGGGTGGAACTGGTGTATATTGTTTGGTTCAGACATAGCGGACATGTGATGACAATGTGATGTTTaaaataatgaaaatgataagTATGATAAGATTATGGCAGTGATAACTATTTGATTGAGTATGAAGTTATCAGTTCGAGTAATCAATAAAGAATATTATCAATAGTGATATGTTATGTTAATGATATATGAGTGATATGGTGTCAATGCTAGAGCGAGGATGAACGCTGACGTGCCCAGAGGGATGCGAGAGATGACTGTACAGAGTGGAATGACGTTGCTTGAGCTTTATGACTACGAATCTTCAGTATGATACTTGAAACAGATTCTGTAGAAATTACAATGAGTGCTGATTTGGGATTAAGAAGTGGTTTGAACTATTTCTTTAGATTTGAAAGATTTGTGATCTTATGCTATCTCTAAACTTCTGTAACTCTGCAAAGATATTTGTGACTCGTGGCTTGAattcttgatgaaaatATCAAAGGCAATATGAAGAATGGTGGATAGATGCTATCAATATTGAATACAACGCTAATTTTGAGATATTCGCTCTTTCAGTTCAGGATTTGTGGAGAGTTCCTTTATATATAATCCTTAGTATTCCTTATTGAATGATCTGGTGGTATGGGCGGGATTGATGGTTGTGGTTGGCTGGCCCAGACAATTGTGGGTTCTTTTGGATTTTCACCCGGATAGAATCGTGTTgatttttttcttttggCTACGAGACTCGGACGCGTGGTGGAGATGCGATTTGGAGCGCGTACGGCGAGCTGTGTACGATGGATGGACGCAGGCGATGAGATGGCTTTGGTTACggagaaagaaagagtaATCGGGATTCAAGACGCTGATGATAGTTGAtataattttttttgtaaCTTTTGGCTTTTGGCTAAAGGCAGGACAAAAAAACGGTCGGTATATACAGAAGTGCGGATGTGGCAGAACGTGTGGGAACTAGGGAGCGCTAGGGAGAGCTAGAGAGTTAGAGAGAGCAAAGGCCATAGCGAGAGCAGGAACTGTCCAGCTAGAGACACAGAACACGAGACTCTAACAAATAGAGGGTTATCTGATGGAACTATATGGCTCAGTTATGAGATATATTGGCGAGAAAACTGTGAAACAGCCCAAGGAGAATTAGGGGAACCAACGAGAAAAAAGACTAAATTTAGGGAGAGATTAGCGAGAGATTCCTAAGATTATCCAGAAGATGAGTCAGAATTACCGAGACGAAGAGATAAACAGAAGGGGGCTGTAAGAGCTTCAGATGGTTATCTTGTCAACTAAATGTGTTACCGATCGGCTAACACTGCCCGtatctgttcttctggCATCTATAGCCACGAAACACCTGGTGGTTACGCCCAATAGCTTGCCTGTTAGAACTGGCTAGCGAGAGCTCCGACTCGCACAACGGGGCCAAGTTCTTCCCCTACGAGACGCCAGCCTGTTTGTTCAGTAGCATTTCTCACTAATATTTCTCAGTAACATTTTCGTTTCGGCTGTTCTCTCGCTACAACCGCCACTAAACGTTAAGCACTTCTCTCACACTACACTTACCCACACACTCTCTGCCCACACTACTCCATTAAACCATGCCACACTCGCTCACAAAGTTGCCATTCTACACTAATTCTGTCTCTATCCTACACTAAGACTATTCAAATAGACTATTATTCACTGGTACCAGACCTACGCGGCAGTCCCACACTTACACCGCTGCCGCCACCACAACCCAGCCATTTGCCACCAGCAAAATTCACAAAAGCAGGAAATCCGTTTGACCCCATTTTTTTCTCCGGCTAGACTCTTTTTTCTAAGGTCTCCCCATTGTAGACCAGAAAAGTGTTAGAGTGCTGCGGTATGCAGGACAACATTTTCAGACTCGGTGACGGCCAGCCAATCATATCGCAGAACGCTCGACGCGTGCTAAGCGAAACCAGGTAGTGCACAGGCAATAGTGCGTGCACTTACCACACGTATGAAATTTACACAATGTCCTGAGTATACGCTGGCCCGCCTTTGCCACCAGGTCACGCGAGCTGGGCACCAAGTCAGTCATGCGATGGTTTGCACATGATATCGAACGTGATAGACTGCACCTGATCAATTGCACATGTATCAGAGCATGGATCAAGATAATGTGACTCCAACCTGCCATTTGGTGGCAGTATTTAAATCTGAAGAGGATCAGTGAATTATTTGTTCtttttatcttcttttctttaccaattcttctactctTGATACACATCTCGCTCTCATACTTTCTGTACATATAATCAACATACTACACTCCTACAACTGCGTGTATTACGTTTGGCCATTTATGAGCAATGCCCAGTATCTCTTATTCGTAGACTCTCCCATATCGACTTTTCCACATTTCGCCAGACCTGATACCACGTCTGAGACAGAGCTTGAGATCTCCATTCAACTGGCTTGATATCCTTGTTTAtcagtttcttgttgtatTCCCATTTTTTGCAGCTTTCACTGCTAAGTCAAATGACTGCATGCACTCCTTTATCAAATCTGTACCAACATTCAATTGAACAGTTATTCGATTTACAAAAAGTGTTCCTAGATTCACCTTTATAAAGCAATTGCGCTGATTCCAATACAGTAACTCACGATGACTGAAGATATTCTTGACACACAATCCTATGTCAACAACTCTTGTCTCCAGCtccttctccaagaactcGTGCCGACGTCGATTCGAGTGTCTCACAGACTCCACGATTCAACGTCTACCACAGGAGCTCTGTTAGCGAATCTGACAGAACCAACACAGGCCGACACACAGCTTTCATCGGTTCGAAATGATTTACCTGGAACGGTTAATGTTCTAGAGTCGTCTCTTCtcaacaacgacgaagTCACATTAAGAATAGAAACCTATGGATACAGTTTGGGGCTCAAGTTGGCTGAAGTGCTTCTCTATAAAAACACTACCAGTGGAACTAAGCTAGTGGATATATTGGATATTATGAAGTTCGTGTGTAGAGACGTGTGGAAATGTCTCTACAATAAGCAGATGGACAATTTGCGGACAAACCATAGAGGCACATTTGTATTGGTCGATAACAACTACAAGTTGattcagaaattgaacagTCCCAAAGGAATACACGACACTTTGGCTAAGAGCAGGGTATATTTGTGGCTACCTTGTGGAATCATACGAGGGATATTACTGAGTTTCGGCATTGAGCTGAACGTGACAGCTGAAATCACACTGTTTCCAGCCGTTACATTTAATATCCACACGGGCATCAACAATTAACAGCATTGCATCGAGCCGATGGGATAAGTCTTACAAGAGTCAAAGATAGCTTGATTCCAATCGAAAACGGCAGAGTTTAAGAAATTGCAAGTAATTGTAGTATTTCAACTCATACAGAAAAACATAATAGTCAACAAGTCTACACTTTCTGACTATACCCTGATTTATCAATACGCGTGCTCTCCATACATAGAATAACAGCGACTGTTACCTATATAGTCTCTTAACAAGTTCTAGTCGGTGGACTAGTTTTGGAGCTTCTTCTCGTGTGACACCACAGCGATAAAAGATGCTTGTGAATATCTTCATATCCAAAGAAAGCTCTCGTCCAAATGATGAACTACATTAGAAACATCTCATTCAATATTTACATGTAATGTCTCCTGTAGATATAGAATCTAACACCAATCGCCGATTCCATTTATATGATCGTCTCCTACATTTTTGGTTTTGTGTAAGGGTTCATCGCTCGAAATTCAACCCCAGATCTCAGAATTGTTTGGATGGATGCTCTTGAAGACTTTCAATTACGATTTCATCACACTTTAGAATGTCGTATATTGCTCCCCCAACAGTTCTCCGTATCAAGCGAAAACGTTTTCAAGACCCACTTCAAGCCTtggttcttgaagatcGTCGGGCAGCGAAGAGACTGAAACCATCTACACCAATCTCTTCAGCAGTAAATTCTCCCGTAGCGACTCCTACCAAGGTTCAATCGtcagagaacttgaactATATCTTTAAGTTAGCCAGAACAGATACTTTGGAGAACACTGCCAACGATGCTACTATTTTACAGTCTGTTTTGCTGGAAGCTGGCTTCCGTGATGAATCGCAACTAGAGCTGGAGAGCGCCCTAAACAATAGCAATAGtaacagaaagagaaagttcATCATTCCCATGAGGCAGACCGAAGAGGATGTGACGATTCCGAACGAGCTTTCAGACATGTTGAGTTCGTTCTTATCCGTGGGAAAAGAGAATGCGATTGCAAGCCCAGTAGCTAGAAAGAAGCGAACTCGaggaattgttgatgtgAGCAATGAGATACACGAGTCTTCAGAGACCCCAGAGATACCAGCAGTCAATGAGGCTTCcgcagaagaagagcaatCGGAATATGTTTATGATGTATATCAATTGACTTCTACTGAGCCGTTGACTACAGCTAACCATCCACAATCTCAGATTGGGTATATTCGCTTCtttgatgacgatgatgacTTCTACGAGTCTGACCAGGATGAAACCAATAAGCCTACAGTCTTCTCAGATGATGAGGATTCAAATGCAGAAGATTTCTACCAGAATGATTATCCTAGCGATGAAGATGCTGGGGCCTATAGCGAAACAAATTCATTTGAAGTcgaagacgacgatgaagaccaagaagatgaatatGGAATTATAGCAGAAGATGGTGTAAAATCAAACCACGACAATGATCTAGAATTGGCAGATGATGAAATCGAAGATTATGGTGAAATCGCCTatttagaagaagacaagtaCTATGTGGATACTACAACGttggaagacgaagatTTCAAACGGAACCGcttctttgaagacgatgaagacaacGAGTTGGCCATACACAGAGACAGGATATTTGGGCGTCTTGAGAAAATGATAAATGAAAACGATTAGCCTCATAATCGAAGATATTTGACAATATGATTTGATATCGTACAGAATATATTTACAGATctaatatacaaatatatacATATGGGCACGCTTAGGAGAAGAAATATCTGCTCTTCATTACTTCAGAGAGATCGAGTTCTCCTGTTGGTGGGCAATTCAAAATGGATACTGGAACTAGAACAGGGGTGAATTCTTTCCTGTTAAATGTTTTGGTAAGTTTCAGCTCCAAAGATGAATCGTACTGTTGAACGAGTTTGGGGTTATACCTTGATCTAAAATATAACGTAGGATTATGCTTGTCTAAGATTTTTTGGACACTTTGAGTTGATTCACGATTAAAAGGTTTGTCTCCAGTTGAATTGTCATTTGTCATTTGCCTGAGTTCATGATAAAGGATCTTATCTATCTTTGTTCCTCCACCATATGAAGAAATATCGTAAGTCTTTCTTAGTTCCTTTATTTCATCAACTAATTGTGCATTCTCTGCTCTATACACCCAGACCAACTGGAACGACTTAGACATTGTGTATAGCAAATCTTCACGTAGATTCTCTGCGATATTAGATGAATGGAGTCTTACGAATTCTTCTCTTAATAGTACGGAAAGCTCATCAACGTGGTTTGGATATGTCCAGAACGAATCATGCACTGAAACAAACGGGATATTGGCTTTCTTCGCCGCCACACACGTCATGAGCATATGAATGGAGTCAATTGAGTGTATGAAGTTTGGTGCAATGGCATTCATCtgctttttcttgttgattggAGCGATTTCTTGTGGCTTGTTAATGGATATCAGTTGCAAAGACGTTGGAATCACATCCAGTTTGCTATGCTTGTATAATTGCACAATGGGAAATCCAGAGAGGGAGGTCCACATCATTGGCTTGAATGAAGTATGGCTCGAGAATGATGGTATATTATTGGTTGTACTCTTGTGTCGGATAAAGTCTACAGTTTCCAAATCAAATGAGTTGATAGCCCTGAAGCAATTGTCAACCAACCAATCTTGAATTATTCTGGCACCACTAAATAACtcagaaattgaattcaaaacGTACTTCGATAGATACAAGGAAAGGGGCCGGCGGTATCTTCTTAATTTCTCAAGGAATTCCAAATCAATTTTTTCATCGTTGTGGAGCTTAATTTCGTGCTCCTGAATCAAGTCCTTGATTCGGAGGTAGATCTGTGAAGCTCCACCATATGTAGTTACACCATAAACAGTAGTCATCACAGTCTGCTTAATCAACTTTCTGTTGAGAATCTGCATAGCTATTGAAGATAGTTCAAAATTGCTATTGCTACTATCACTATTACCTTCTCCTGTGAGATCCTTTTGGACCTTTTCTATCacaatttgaagaacagaacTATAGACGTCTCCTCTTTGCAGTAAGTTTTCTTTATTGGGAACAATATTGACTGCTTCACCACCTGCTGTATCTGCACCTAATGCAGCATAATGTTGTAGACCGTTACACGATCCATCCTGATGAACTGGCATCCGGCTCCTGAACTCTTCTATTTTATTACCTTGTTCAACGTAATTATATGCTCGATTCAACTCAATACAAAGTGCCAATGTCTGCCACGGTTTATCTGCTTCCTTCCACCACAGATTCTTGCTCAAGGGATTTTCAGCTGATTCTCTTATAGATTCCAAATTCTCATCCACAAACTGAATTCTATTTTCAAATGACAACTTGTCCTTTCCAAACACTCCAGCAAGTTGGTACTTTAGCCAATTAAGACCTGTAGAACCCAAAGGTTGACTATGCCAAAACATCATTATACCTCGCACGGCgtcttcttgataatgaGTTAATAGAGAAGCCATAGGATAGGCGCGGCCCCGGAAGTCGACATTATGTGGCAAGAAGAGCATGTCTCCGTTTACATCGTAGCTATTAGCAACAACGTgaaccaagttgaacaatatcCGTTTAGTCTTGAGGTCATTAtagtcttcttgttcttctgttttTAGTACCTTTAAAGTGGGCGGAATTTTAAGAAATCCTTCGTCTAGTTTCATAACTTCATTGAATACTTGGAGCACTTCTGAGTTGATTGCCCAGGCATTACTTCCTAGGTAATTGAGTGCTTCGTAGGTTGAATTTAATTGTCCCGAAGAGTTGGCCCTATCAATATATTTCATTGATGTCTTAATGTCCGAAGAAGTGATTATTGGCTTCAAATCAAGCAAGTATCCACCATTGGTAGGAGATACCCATGGCTTGGGAGGGTACAACATTGGAAAATATAAAGATTTATTGAATGCGAGAGAATCGTAAATCTTGAACTGTTGATACAAGTACAGGTGAATTCTTAATATCCCCACAgttttctttccttctaAGGGAACTAATGTGGAATGAAACGAATCGAAATTATCATGGGAATCTTTCTTATAGTCACCTTCCACAtattgacgaagaagttgctgTGCTTGCACGAATTCCTCGAATTGCTGTGGAGGGATTTTGAACTTGCAATTGTGAATGAATATGTCGATCAAGGCTCCAATGAGTCTTGCAGCATCATTTTTgtcattgaaaaattctaaAAGTGTCTTCTTTACATTCGTAAATGATTTGTCTTTCATTAGCAATCGAGTGAATAAAGATAACAAGGATTTTGTTAAGGTAACTACTTTGACTCCACCTTCTTTAGAAGAGATTGTCATTGAGAGCATATTGGAAAGAAATAATGTCACTAAAGCTCTCTCGGGAATAAGTTCGAGATACGTGAGGTATTTAGTAAGtattttttcttgttcattaAGGTTAGTAGTAACAGAAACGGTCTTGAGTTTGCTCTTTAGTCTTTGTAATTCCTTAACATTGGATTCAAACCACGAATAGATCATTTTGGAATGAATAAGCTTGAAGTGTCCAATACTCTGTAATTCTCTACTTTTAGAAAGCTTCCCTTTGTTTTGGACATGTATGGAATCAAAGTTTTCTACCAAATCAAGACAGTTTGATTCAAGTATCATTTCTCTGgttttgttgaaatccAAATAGTTGTCGATGAAATCGGctctctctttctctgtcGAAAGAGAATCATAGATTTCAaacattttcaacttgtgaGAGTCGTTACTGTCATAGTTGGCAAATCTTGTGTAACCAATATATCTACAGAGATTCTCTAGACTGACATATCCATTGTCAtctttgaaattgtcaATGGCACTTGCTGCAAAGTTACCGCTGTCCACTTCAGCACTAACTCTTTCTACCCAAGGCAATTCCTTGGGTGTTAAGGAGTTAATCGCACAAATTCTATTCAACTTATCTAGCGTCTCCTTCTTCGTGATTTCCTGGGCTAGCTGAGATGGTTTGATATGGAAATTCTTTATTAGAGCCCCAGCATACTTAGCAATAGATTGCTGATATATCCCGCCATACTTTACTCCATCATCAAGGCTATTTACAACACATAGAACTAGTTTGGAGCGTATCTCTGTGCGTAATTGGTTCATCTCATTAGTTGCTCTATTTGCTTTGAACAGGTTTTCTACAGATTCAAACTCGTCAACGAGTAACTTAATATTCTGGATATGGACCTTTCCTTGAGAAATGAGATTGGATAGTAAAAGCAGAAAGCAAGAGTAATAATTCACTCTATGTATTGATGCCATCTTGACATCTGGAGTATTTATCTTATTTCGtaacttttcaagaagcttTCTTGACCGATTAAAGTCATTCTGCATCACTGACTGGAAAAAGCTATTGATAAGTATACTGGTATGAATATTCGGAGTTCGCTGTTCTTTTTCCTCGATAGAAATTTCTTTGGCTACATCAAAAGGTGaaatatcaagaacttctctCAGAAGTCGATTTGGAGATGGAACAAGTCCATTAGAGTAAGCTGAGGAGTTACTTTTCGGCACAGACACCCGGCTATTGTACCGCAAAAACGCTCGCCCAATTACAATGAGTCTCTTTGACTTTCCCACATGCATAGACTGGTCCCTTTTTGCTTATTTTGTAAGATTAAAATGAATATCTAAACCGGAATGAAAGTAATAGACTCTACGGATACAAAATTCCGGCATATGCATCTATAATAGACGCCTGCATTTAATAAAATAAATTGTCAATAATTAAAATGAGcaatcaaattgttgaCCTGCATATATATAGGTAGGTGAAAGATAAGCATTCGGTCGAGTTAACcaataatttttcatattctttCAGCAGTCCATTGATCCGCTTttattgtagatttctGAGGAGCTGGACGCCGCAGAAAATGAGAAGTGTTAGTATTACAAGAACCTCGGTTCGTTTTGTCTCGGATAAGGCATCTCGTTTTGTCCCTAAGTCTGGAGTGTATCCGCAAGGCTTTTCAGTGGGAGGAATCCACTGTGGAATCAAAAAAGATGGTAAATCACTCGATTTGGCCTTGTTGAGAAACgactttggaaaagatgcctctgctgctgctgttttTACCACCAATAAGTTCAAGGCTGCTCCTGTTCAAGTTTCGTCTAAGTTGATTAAAGAGAAGAAGGGTGTTGGTATCAACTCGATCATTATCAACTCTGGTAACGCCAACGCTGTCACTGGTGCCCAGGGGATGAAGGATGCCGAGGATATGATCTTAGTGACAGACTCGGTACTTGAAAATCCAGTCAACTCCACCTTGGTCATGTCTACTGGTGTCATAGGTAACAACTTGCCTATCGACAACATCTTGTCTGGTATTCCCAAGTTGGCTCTCAACAATTTGGGTAGCACCCACGAGCACTGGCTCACTTGTGCAACTGCCATTTGTACTACAGATACCTTCCCCAAGTTGGTTTCCAAGCAGTTTGAATTGAATGGACACACCTACACTTTGGCTGGGTTGGCTAAAGGTGCTGGTATGATCTGCCCCAACATGGCTACCTTGTTAGGATTCTTTGTAACTGATGCTCCTGTCACGCCTTCGGCTTTAGGCcaaatcttga
Protein-coding sequences here:
- the ECM40 gene encoding ornithine acetyltransferase (ARGJ) (Arginine biosynthesis bifunctional protein ARG7, mitochondrial precursor (Extracellular matrix protein 40) [Includes: Glutamate N-acetyltransferase (Ornithine acetyltransferase) (Ornithine transacetylase) (OATase) Amino-acid acetyltransferase (N-acetylglutamate synthase) (AGS)] [Contains: Arginine biosynthesis bifunctional protein ARG7 alpha chain Arginine biosynthesis bifunctional protein ARG7 beta chain]~go_function glutamate N-acetyltransferase activity~go_process arginine biosynthesis) — protein: MRSVSITRTSVRFVSDKASRFVPKSGVYPQGFSVGGIHCGIKKDGKSLDLALLRNDFGKDASAAAVFTTNKFKAAPVQVSSKLIKEKKGVGINSIIINSGNANAVTGAQGMKDAEDMILVTDSVLENPVNSTLVMSTGVIGNNLPIDNILSGIPKLALNNLGSTHEHWLTCATAICTTDTFPKLVSKQFELNGHTYTLAGLAKGAGMICPNMATLLGFFVTDAPVTPSALGQILKYSVERSFNSISVDGDTSTNDTIIAIANGAAGGPVIDNNSSTAESFAVVQKEITGFAQQLAQLVVRDGEGATKFINIHVKDALSYKDAKIVASSVANSSLFKTAMFGQDANWGRILCAIGYSKVSTADSIVPTKTSVSFVPTDGSEELKLLINGEPEVVDEERASEILKSEDLDIVIDLGTGGGQSANFWTCDLTHEYVTINGDYRS